A single genomic interval of Pseudomonadota bacterium harbors:
- the pal gene encoding peptidoglycan-associated lipoprotein Pal, giving the protein MKFLAVLLGMFILVGMGCAQKAVQISPADQQQLQSVQQGKYDSQSDKKLKDGEVLEEELARRDRDRMRDLSLKDQKSATQFKDVLFDFDSYVIKDEYFRQLNETGNWLKQNKNIIIIIEGHCDEKGTVEYNLALGQKRAEVVKAYLTKSGVDAGRIKTISYGKELPVDAGHTEDSWARNRRANIKID; this is encoded by the coding sequence ATGAAATTTTTAGCAGTTTTATTGGGGATGTTCATTTTAGTGGGTATGGGGTGTGCACAAAAAGCCGTCCAGATATCCCCTGCTGATCAGCAGCAATTACAGTCCGTTCAGCAGGGTAAATATGATTCGCAAAGTGATAAAAAGCTTAAAGATGGTGAGGTATTAGAAGAGGAACTGGCAAGAAGAGACCGGGACAGAATGAGAGATTTATCCCTCAAAGATCAAAAAAGTGCAACACAGTTTAAAGATGTCCTCTTTGATTTTGACAGCTACGTGATCAAAGATGAGTATTTCCGGCAATTGAATGAAACGGGGAACTGGTTAAAACAGAATAAAAACATAATAATCATTATTGAAGGCCACTGTGACGAAAAAGGCACAGTGGAATACAACTTAGCGCTCGGTCAGAAAAGAGCTGAAGTAGTAAAGGCTTACTTAACAAAATCAGGTGTGGATGCTGGAAGAATTAAGACAATATCCTATGGCAAGGAACTCCCTGTTGACGCTGGACATACCGAAGATTCCTGGGCAAGGAATAGACGTGCCAATATTAAAATTGATTAA